attattatattttgtgtcaTTCAGCAatgagagtatatatatatatatatatatagttagttattcattttgtataaattttacatCGATGCACTATAATTTACTTTCATAGTAAACAACTCTATATATGTAAGGTTATTCCTATTAAAGTAAGTGCACTGTAACAATTTCGtgttaaaataaagaaaataaaaaaaataaattgagtcAAGATATACacattagttaattaattagaaattcataattaatttggagctGAATTCAAAGTTTTTGGATAAATGTTTCTAAATAAtgatatttgaaatttgaaaaatcaaattcaaatatcaaatgGTTTGACACATCAACCTGAATTTACAGagtaaataatcaaatttacgaaaccatatatatatatatatatatacgatcAGTGAGTTTGAAAGCAGATAATGAAAGGCAACTGGAAAGCAGAAGCGTAAACATCATTGATTATGTTAAGATCGATGACATCAAAAGATCGATCGAGTTTCAAAAGGAAAACTGTGCAAATTACATAAATCCAATATTAATATATGATCAAGAGTAGTTTTcgtttttcttaatttttgttaaaaagtTCAAGCTCCAAACATGGCAGAATCGTTCGTCGACTTCACTTTTTACAGCTAACTAGAAAGCCATGCATGCAAGAACACAGGACCACATTGATTGACAAACAAACACGAACTTAAGaaatcatctacatatataattaatgaaatcaaaataaatcatgTTCCAGTCAAGAACAAACATTAATGGCCAGTTTAATATATAACAAAGGTTTAATAAAGTAGCATCCACAATAAATGATCGAGACCCAGAAAATTGTTGTCTTGTTCAATGCATAAGGATTCAAGATGACATGAAAACAAGTTCATCAGCCACAGAACCAGATCATAGAGAGAAACCAATATCATCGAATCAAGTTCCAAACCAACCCTAAGAACCCGAAACTACAAATCTAAAGCAACACAAACCATTGAAACAAAAGGAGattaaggaagaaaaagactaGATCAAATGTAGAGATCATGCGCATGGAAGTTGATCGATCTCAGCGATCGAACGGTCCGGTGGGATCGAGCTGTTTGCAGAGATTGAGGTAAGTAAGGTAAAGAACCCGATCTTTCGCGCCGGTCCGATGATTTCCGGTGTGCTTGCAGAAGTACTTCAACTGCTCAAGCGTGCAGCAACCAAGCATCTGGCCAAGAAACAAGAAAAGCCAGTTGATCGTTTTCTTTTTCTCCGAAAGCACGGGCTTGACGCAGTTTTCTTGCTCGCAGAATCGGCATTTCGGAAGGATTGGATTCATCCAAACGTCGGGAGCACGATCGTGCATGGCGTCCTTGTTCTTGACGACGAATGTTCCAACTTCAATAAACTTCTCCCGGACATCGTACTCGATCTCGTAGAGCCGCTCGCAGCGCTTGCACTGGACTCTGCCGGAGATGGCGAAGATTTGTCTTTCGATCAACTGGTTGAGGCTCTGGACGGCGGCGCGTCGGTTGGTGGCCCACGGATACGGAGCCGGCACGGTCTCGTTCACCGGCAGTTGGGCGCTGCTGCGGCGGCCACGGCCGGTCCGCGGAGGGACGGGTTGAGGGATTTCAGGCGGCGGCCGGGAGGGATGGTGGGAAGAGAGGCTCAGAGCAAGAAAATCCGTGTCGTCGTCGTCTTCGCCGACTTGGCAGAGTTGTCGGACGTCCTGGCTGTGCAGCCTCATTTGGTCTAATTCTCTGTGGCCGGCCATGGTGTCTTTCTTGTGCATGCAGTTGCAGGGGAGAGAAAATAGGGCCAGGGGAGgatgagaaagaggaagaaaatgaaagaaaattggaGGAAAAAGATTACAacgtatatatatttatagatgatgAGAGGATGATGCGAAGCGAGGAGATAGGGGATGAATAGGAGAAAGGGATTGGGTTAGTTGAAATTAGAGTTCTTTCGAATTCAAAAGTGTCCATTCAAATTCCTTCTCTTTACTCTCTAGCTACTTTTAGGGTTTTGAGGCGACTGGTCTTTGATACGACAGAAACCATGAAATGCCCTTTGAATTCGCAAATTTCGTGCACTTATATGCatacccacccacccaccaacCCCCCCGTTACCAAATATTTCTCCATCCCATTCATTCATTAAATCATCATGCAAGCAACATATTACATTAATATTCTCAAATCGGATCATCAAccttaattagaaaattaaaggACTAATTAATTAAGCTTGATTAATTAAAAGACAACTGGAACGAACTGGGTGggttaataaatatatatatgagtaaGATAGTAgtagtgtatttttttttattataattcttatatatatatatattttgattgattccataaattaaattaaataatgatttatcttaactaaaattttgaaattttgaaggTTACTTGATTATAACAGCACTGCGATCAAATCGGGAGTCCTGCCTAAGAAATTACAAACCTCATCATCACTTCCTACTCCGTCTCtccaaattaatattaattaaaagttaaaaccaCTTCATTGTGGTGCtgcaataattaatttcttgaattttcattttcaaggtGTCCCCAATCAggcattttaatttaattattattattattattatgcccGCCATCCCAGGGACTGCTCACCCCCCTCCTCTTCCTTCCCAATGTCCGCATTGACACCCACAACCTggtcaataattttttaactagttttaacaaaagaaaattagttAGTTTATCTAattctaattattaattattagataAAAGCAAATACAATTTAGTTTATcgtatttttacaaaaaaaaatttcatatgtcTAGAGCATTATTGGTCAAACTATATTATAAATGtatcttattatataaatataccttGAGATAAATATCACTCTTGCGTGGTCCTCCATCGCTTGTGCTCTCGATTTCAACAGATGAGCTAAATTACATGTGTAGATTTTGTCTCATTGTGTAGGGTAAAGAGTCGAACTCACGATTTATTAGTTCGAATTTCAACTTATTATGGTCCAGTCATTTGGTCTATGCCCTGAgacttattataaatataacttaTTAATGGTTGTTGTTGTCtaagtataataatattttttttatgcgtCTCACTGAACTTGCGAGTGACCAATCTACAGATGACTTGCAAGAAAGAAATCGGTTAGCTAAGGGCATGGGTGACTCCTCGTTTACCAACTTATCTTCTCAAGGCGTGTCACTATTTtgggatttatatatatatatatatattttactccTAATACCAtctctaaattttcaaaatacaacatTTAAAAATCCTTAAGACATATATATTTAGCATTCCAAATGATAAgctaagaaataataaattaaatacttgCGGAAGCAAAATTGAAACTTAATGGGATATTATAATCACAAATGAATTCAAACCAAATAATATTGTTCTcaataactataaaaattacaatatatcTAACAGACATATCAACATATAATAACTATATATAACATGCCACCTATTACGAAGATTCTCACAACTTTTCATTGTATAAGTGTAAGACTATTATATAACTATCAATACAATCACATCTTAGTAATCTCCTATCCTTTCCTATTGCTCGTCTCACCTGAAAAC
This genomic stretch from Diospyros lotus cultivar Yz01 chromosome 1, ASM1463336v1, whole genome shotgun sequence harbors:
- the LOC127793562 gene encoding uncharacterized protein LOC127793562; its protein translation is MAGHRELDQMRLHSQDVRQLCQVGEDDDDTDFLALSLSSHHPSRPPPEIPQPVPPRTGRGRRSSAQLPVNETVPAPYPWATNRRAAVQSLNQLIERQIFAISGRVQCKRCERLYEIEYDVREKFIEVGTFVVKNKDAMHDRAPDVWMNPILPKCRFCEQENCVKPVLSEKKKTINWLFLFLGQMLGCCTLEQLKYFCKHTGNHRTGAKDRVLYLTYLNLCKQLDPTGPFDR